The Trichosurus vulpecula isolate mTriVul1 chromosome 4, mTriVul1.pri, whole genome shotgun sequence genome contains a region encoding:
- the LOC118848083 gene encoding 60S ribosomal protein L36, translating to MAIRYPMAVGLNKGHKVTKNVSKPRHCRRRGRLTKHTKFVRDMIREVCGFAPYERRAMELLKVSKDKRALKFIKKRVGTHIRAKRKREELSNVLAAMRKAAAKKD from the coding sequence ATGGCCATCCGATACCCCATGGCCGTGGGCCTTAACAAGGGCCACAAAGTTACCAAAAACGTTTCAAAGCCGCGACACTGCCGCCGCCGTGGGCGCTTGACCAAACACACCAAGTTTGTGAGAGATATGATCCGGGAAGTGTGTGGATTTGCCCCTTATGAGAGGCGTGCCATGGAATTGTTAAAGGTCTCTAAGGATAAGAGAGCCCTTAAGTTCATCAAAAAAAGGGTGGGAACTCACATCCGggccaagaggaagagagaggagctcaGCAACGTCCTAGCTGCCATGAGGAAGGCTGCTGCCAAGAAGGACTAA